A single window of Granulicella cerasi DNA harbors:
- a CDS encoding alpha-glucuronidase family glycosyl hydrolase gives MQSRLSFLLFAVLAHPVHAEDGHEAWLRYAPLSQNVASRYATVPTEVWTVHHTPIEENAAQELVKGLSSMLGKPAHEAVTKPSGTAIILSVAEKSSARAQKPGSFRIIRTPRGFMIEGADENGELYGAFHFLEMLAAEEQLPTAGFSSSPAAPIRWVNQWDNLDGSIERGYAGRSIFFDNGHVRQDLTRVSDYARLLASIGINGVTINNVNSDLTTLQPEMIREFARVADAMRPWGIRISLSVDLSSPQVISGMKTFDPLDPDVAAWWKAKVDEIYRAIPDFAGFVVKADSEGRAGPSQYHRTPAEAANVLARPLAKHGGLVLYRGFVYDHHLDYNNLKADRARAGYDNFRALDGKFEPNVVLQVKHGPIDFQVREPVSPLLAAMRKTPQVVEVETSQEYTGQQRQMVYLVPMWKGALDTDMRVDGKPSPVKEIVEGKTFHHDLGGFVSVVNVGLDTNWLHHPMALANLYGYGKLAWNPDASAESIVDSWTRLTFGNDPQVVKTIDTLQLNSWPIYEQYTGPLGLQTLTDITGWHYGPNPATADHNGWGQWIRAEHDGLGMDRTTATGTGYIGQYPPELAAQYESLKTCPDDLLLFMHHLPYTYKLHSGQTVIQYLYNAHYDGAAAAGEYAAQWKTLAGKVDNDRYDKTLRLFEYQAGAAIVWRDDITKYFANISGIADTQGRVGHYPNRIEAETMKSNGYKTVDVKQVEAASNGKAAVCEKTTCTLESQPHRDGTYRIAVQYFDLWSGASTYELLLNGKPFATWKADDRLPPAKIDPNLDANTSTRFVTAPVKLAINDKLTLRATSDGDEHAPVDYIEFEPVSE, from the coding sequence ATGCAGTCCCGTCTTTCATTCCTCCTGTTCGCCGTTCTAGCTCATCCTGTCCACGCAGAAGATGGTCATGAAGCCTGGCTTCGCTATGCCCCCCTCTCGCAGAACGTCGCGAGTCGTTACGCCACGGTGCCCACCGAGGTGTGGACGGTGCACCACACGCCGATCGAAGAGAACGCCGCGCAGGAACTCGTGAAGGGCCTCAGCTCGATGCTCGGCAAGCCCGCGCATGAAGCGGTCACCAAGCCGAGCGGCACAGCGATCATTCTCTCCGTTGCAGAGAAGAGCAGCGCACGTGCGCAGAAGCCCGGTTCGTTCCGCATCATCCGCACACCGCGCGGCTTCATGATCGAAGGTGCCGACGAGAACGGCGAACTTTATGGCGCGTTTCACTTCCTCGAGATGCTCGCCGCCGAAGAGCAGCTTCCCACCGCAGGCTTCAGCTCCTCACCCGCAGCGCCTATCCGCTGGGTAAATCAATGGGACAACCTTGATGGTTCCATCGAGCGCGGCTACGCAGGCCGCAGCATCTTCTTCGACAACGGCCACGTACGTCAGGACCTCACACGCGTCAGCGACTACGCGCGCCTGCTGGCATCGATCGGCATCAACGGCGTCACCATCAACAACGTGAACTCCGACCTCACCACATTGCAGCCGGAGATGATTCGGGAGTTCGCCCGCGTCGCCGACGCGATGCGTCCGTGGGGCATTCGCATCTCGCTCTCTGTGGATCTATCGAGTCCACAAGTCATCAGCGGCATGAAGACATTCGATCCGCTTGATCCTGATGTGGCCGCTTGGTGGAAGGCAAAGGTAGATGAGATCTATCGCGCGATTCCTGACTTCGCAGGCTTCGTTGTGAAGGCTGACAGCGAAGGCCGCGCAGGCCCATCGCAGTATCACCGCACACCGGCAGAGGCGGCGAACGTACTTGCGCGCCCGCTCGCGAAGCATGGTGGACTCGTGCTCTATCGCGGCTTCGTCTACGACCATCATCTTGACTACAACAACCTGAAGGCCGACCGCGCTCGCGCAGGCTACGACAACTTCCGCGCACTCGACGGCAAGTTTGAGCCGAACGTGGTGCTGCAGGTGAAGCACGGCCCCATCGACTTCCAGGTGCGCGAGCCGGTATCGCCGCTGCTCGCTGCAATGCGCAAGACGCCGCAGGTGGTGGAGGTTGAAACCTCGCAGGAGTACACCGGCCAGCAGCGGCAGATGGTCTACCTCGTGCCGATGTGGAAGGGAGCTCTCGACACGGACATGCGCGTCGATGGCAAGCCGTCGCCGGTGAAAGAGATCGTTGAAGGCAAGACCTTCCACCATGACCTCGGAGGCTTTGTCTCAGTCGTCAACGTCGGCCTCGACACCAACTGGCTGCATCATCCGATGGCGCTTGCGAACCTCTACGGCTACGGCAAGCTCGCGTGGAATCCTGACGCGAGCGCAGAGTCGATCGTCGACTCATGGACGCGTCTTACCTTCGGCAACGATCCGCAGGTGGTGAAGACCATCGACACGCTGCAGCTGAACTCGTGGCCGATCTACGAGCAGTACACCGGGCCGCTTGGCCTGCAGACGCTGACTGACATCACCGGCTGGCACTACGGCCCGAACCCTGCGACCGCCGATCACAACGGCTGGGGGCAGTGGATTCGCGCTGAGCACGATGGCCTTGGCATGGACCGCACCACGGCGACCGGCACAGGCTACATCGGGCAGTATCCGCCAGAGCTTGCGGCGCAGTACGAGTCGCTGAAGACGTGCCCGGATGATCTGCTCCTCTTCATGCACCACCTGCCATATACCTACAAGCTGCACAGCGGCCAGACAGTGATTCAGTATCTCTACAACGCGCACTATGACGGCGCGGCCGCGGCCGGAGAATATGCCGCACAATGGAAGACGCTCGCCGGCAAGGTCGACAACGATCGCTACGACAAGACGCTGCGGCTGTTCGAGTATCAGGCAGGTGCGGCGATCGTGTGGCGCGACGACATCACGAAGTACTTCGCGAACATCTCCGGCATCGCCGACACACAGGGCCGCGTGGGCCATTATCCGAACCGCATCGAAGCCGAAACGATGAAGAGCAACGGCTACAAAACCGTAGACGTGAAGCAAGTCGAAGCGGCATCGAACGGAAAGGCTGCCGTGTGCGAGAAGACCACATGCACCCTGGAGTCACAGCCGCATCGCGATGGCACGTATCGCATCGCGGTGCAATACTTCGACCTGTGGTCCGGCGCATCGACCTATGAGCTGCTGCTGAACGGCAAACCCTTCGCCACATGGAAGGCCGACGATCGCCTTCCCCCTGCGAAGATCGATCCGAACCTCGACGCGAATACGAGCACTCGCTTCGTGACAGCTCCGGTAAAGCTCGCTATCAACGACAAACTGACGCTGCGCGCGACCTCGGATGGCGACGAGCACGCCCCCGTCGACTACATCGAGTTCGAACCCGTCAGCGAGTAG
- a CDS encoding carbohydrate porin, producing MSLHEAQQRILTAGRKAGAGVALLLALSATGAAAQQSNNETQNIGQQAQAEAQTKPAAPDYSHPGGRNIEDLNLRGTYLKLPPFSEMLFGEKNPVRQALAKQGIGLFDIDDNSFSYNVTAPPVPLAQQTYNGQRPTWKSSHYPAFTWDLRQLGIRGGQLLIMGTVQKISWNAGGPNAIEFGNISYYQSLFHDKLELKGGYIDNDFEFVGTAIGGQASSGSLGVFASLPFEVGMSYLPMTTPAFNVNYHWNKNFYTKFSFQRSMDPKGGVEEARRDTIGLRFKPKGDGLLTIYEGGYQHESDQTHYKTWLRGGYMYNTTHFTNLKTGGTSTNNYLGYVLADRQLWKADKAVPYRGLYAGFTAMDAPATQNSYSQYYELRAYMLSPFARRPQDMASIVSSHTTYSPYAKYNAIAAGQKYWNSATSLTGSYTARMARGLYLSPGVSYTNGPQIAPKSKSSVTLLIQAGIFF from the coding sequence ATGTCCCTCCACGAAGCACAACAACGCATCCTCACCGCAGGCCGCAAGGCGGGCGCAGGCGTCGCGCTGCTGCTCGCGCTCTCCGCGACCGGCGCTGCTGCCCAGCAGTCCAACAACGAGACGCAGAACATCGGCCAGCAGGCGCAAGCCGAAGCGCAGACCAAGCCGGCTGCGCCTGACTACAGCCACCCCGGCGGACGCAACATCGAAGATCTGAACCTGCGCGGCACGTATCTCAAGCTGCCGCCGTTCTCCGAGATGCTCTTCGGCGAAAAGAACCCCGTGCGCCAGGCGCTCGCCAAGCAAGGCATCGGCCTCTTCGACATCGACGACAACAGCTTCTCGTACAACGTGACCGCGCCTCCCGTGCCGCTCGCGCAGCAGACCTACAACGGCCAGCGCCCCACGTGGAAGAGCTCACACTACCCGGCTTTCACATGGGATTTGCGTCAGCTCGGCATCCGCGGCGGCCAGCTCCTCATCATGGGTACCGTGCAGAAGATCAGCTGGAACGCCGGCGGGCCGAACGCAATTGAGTTCGGCAATATCAGCTACTACCAGAGCCTCTTCCACGACAAGCTGGAGTTGAAGGGCGGCTACATCGACAACGACTTCGAGTTCGTCGGTACCGCCATCGGTGGGCAGGCTTCCTCCGGCTCGCTCGGCGTCTTCGCCTCGCTGCCGTTTGAGGTCGGTATGTCCTACCTGCCGATGACGACGCCAGCCTTCAACGTGAACTACCACTGGAACAAGAACTTCTACACCAAGTTCAGCTTCCAGCGCTCGATGGACCCCAAGGGTGGCGTCGAAGAAGCACGCCGCGACACCATCGGCCTGCGCTTCAAGCCGAAGGGCGATGGCCTGCTCACCATCTACGAAGGCGGCTACCAGCATGAGTCCGACCAGACCCACTACAAGACCTGGCTGCGCGGCGGCTACATGTACAACACCACGCACTTCACCAACCTGAAGACCGGCGGCACGAGCACGAACAACTACCTGGGCTATGTGCTTGCCGATCGTCAGCTCTGGAAGGCCGACAAGGCTGTGCCCTATCGCGGCCTCTATGCGGGCTTCACCGCCATGGACGCTCCCGCAACGCAGAACTCCTACTCGCAGTACTACGAGTTGCGCGCCTACATGCTGAGCCCGTTCGCCCGCCGCCCGCAGGACATGGCGAGCATCGTGTCTTCGCACACCACCTACAGCCCCTACGCGAAGTACAACGCCATCGCCGCAGGACAGAAGTACTGGAACAGCGCGACCAGCCTGACGGGCAGCTACACCGCTCGCATGGCACGCGGCCTGTATCTCTCTCCCGGTGTCAGCTACACGAACGGTCCGCAAATCGCGCCGAAGTCCAAGAGCTCGGTGACGCTGCTGATCCAGGCAGGCATCTTCTTCTAA
- a CDS encoding beta-glucosidase, whose protein sequence is MNRKQVLGWGLPLALAATTIAAAQAPTHTWDNKSLSADQRAHLVLKEMTLDEKIGLVHGYGMPGETELPESSNGGAGLTLGVPRLGIPPIQMADAAYGVTRSAPNGRYSTSLPSVLGATASWEPKSAYEYGKLIATELRLQGYNMTLGGGVNLTREPRDGRTFEYAGEDPLLAGTMDGNLMLGEREQHVISDVKHYAINDQENGRFAVNAIIDKRSMRESDLLAFEIALGIAKPSAVMCSYNLVNGDHACENDYLLNKVLKGDFHFDGFVLSDWSGTHSAAKASHAGLDMEQPNDFFYGAPLKKAVEDHEVTMAELDDHVVRILRAQFSSGTIDFPAEKGVVDVDNGYKVAQAIEEKSIVLLKNEGNLLPLTATHPLKIAVIGGHSDIGVIGGGGSAQVDPAGGSPVPPPPPGNGVFDSFIRPAWFRDAPLAAIRAEFPNAQVNFASGDDVAAAAKLAKSADVAIVFGYQWSAEGFDQKTLHLSADQETLISAVAAANTKTIAVVESGGPIVMPWAPKVAGIVEAWFPGIRGAEALARVLSGAVNPTAKLPVTFPVDEADLPRPELVPTPKASEPTLEKGESLTELMHVLGNGLPTFDVHYDEKLKVGYKWYDAEKKNVLFPFGFGLSYTTYAYSKLNVQPTADGLTVHFTVTNTGKRAGEEIAQVYVELPSAAGEPPHRLVGWNKLTLAPGESKEATVHVERKMLSVFNEANDTWQRLPGEYRVLVGASSRELPLTHAVSLK, encoded by the coding sequence ATGAACAGGAAGCAAGTACTCGGATGGGGTCTGCCGCTGGCGCTGGCCGCGACCACGATCGCCGCCGCTCAGGCCCCCACCCATACCTGGGACAACAAGAGCCTGTCGGCCGATCAGCGCGCACACCTCGTGCTGAAGGAGATGACGCTCGACGAAAAGATCGGCCTCGTGCACGGCTACGGTATGCCGGGCGAGACTGAACTGCCGGAAAGCTCGAACGGCGGCGCAGGCCTGACGCTCGGCGTGCCGCGCCTCGGCATCCCGCCCATCCAGATGGCGGACGCCGCCTACGGCGTGACGCGCAGCGCCCCGAACGGCCGCTACTCCACCTCGCTGCCCTCTGTGCTCGGCGCGACCGCCTCCTGGGAGCCGAAGTCGGCCTACGAGTACGGCAAGCTGATCGCCACCGAACTCCGCCTGCAGGGCTACAACATGACGCTCGGCGGCGGCGTGAACCTGACCCGCGAGCCGCGCGACGGCCGCACCTTCGAGTACGCCGGCGAAGACCCGTTGCTCGCCGGAACGATGGACGGCAACCTCATGCTCGGCGAGCGTGAGCAGCACGTCATCAGCGACGTCAAGCACTACGCCATCAACGATCAGGAGAACGGCCGCTTCGCCGTCAACGCGATCATCGACAAGCGCAGCATGCGCGAGAGCGACCTGCTGGCGTTTGAGATTGCGCTCGGCATCGCCAAGCCCTCGGCCGTGATGTGCAGCTACAACCTCGTGAACGGCGACCACGCCTGCGAGAACGACTACCTGCTGAACAAGGTGCTGAAGGGCGACTTCCACTTCGACGGCTTCGTTCTCTCCGACTGGAGCGGCACGCACAGCGCGGCGAAGGCTTCGCACGCCGGCCTCGACATGGAGCAGCCGAACGATTTCTTCTATGGCGCTCCGCTGAAGAAGGCTGTTGAAGACCACGAAGTCACGATGGCCGAACTCGACGACCATGTCGTCCGCATCCTGCGCGCGCAGTTCTCGAGCGGCACGATTGACTTCCCCGCCGAGAAGGGCGTGGTGGATGTCGACAACGGCTATAAGGTCGCGCAGGCGATTGAAGAGAAGTCCATCGTTCTGCTGAAGAACGAGGGAAACCTGCTGCCGCTGACTGCCACGCATCCGCTGAAGATCGCCGTGATCGGTGGCCACTCGGACATCGGCGTGATCGGTGGCGGCGGCTCCGCGCAGGTCGATCCTGCAGGCGGATCGCCAGTTCCTCCTCCGCCCCCGGGCAACGGCGTTTTCGATAGCTTCATCCGCCCGGCCTGGTTCCGCGATGCTCCGCTCGCAGCCATCCGCGCCGAGTTCCCCAACGCGCAGGTGAACTTCGCCAGCGGTGACGACGTTGCTGCGGCCGCGAAGCTCGCCAAGAGCGCTGATGTGGCCATCGTCTTCGGCTACCAGTGGTCGGCAGAAGGCTTCGACCAGAAGACTCTGCACCTCAGCGCCGATCAGGAAACGCTGATCAGCGCCGTCGCCGCAGCGAACACGAAGACCATCGCCGTTGTTGAGTCCGGCGGCCCGATCGTGATGCCCTGGGCACCGAAGGTCGCAGGCATCGTGGAAGCCTGGTTCCCCGGCATCCGTGGTGCGGAAGCGCTCGCTCGCGTGCTCTCCGGAGCCGTGAACCCGACGGCCAAGTTGCCCGTCACCTTCCCGGTGGACGAAGCCGATCTGCCGCGCCCGGAACTCGTTCCGACGCCCAAGGCTTCCGAACCGACGCTCGAGAAGGGTGAGTCGCTCACCGAGCTCATGCACGTGCTCGGCAACGGCCTGCCCACCTTCGACGTGCACTACGACGAGAAGCTGAAGGTTGGCTACAAGTGGTACGACGCGGAGAAGAAGAACGTTCTCTTCCCCTTCGGCTTCGGTCTCTCGTACACCACGTACGCCTACTCGAAGCTGAACGTGCAGCCCACGGCTGACGGCCTCACCGTGCACTTCACCGTGACCAACACGGGCAAGCGCGCTGGCGAGGAAATCGCTCAGGTGTACGTCGAGCTGCCCTCGGCAGCAGGCGAACCGCCGCACCGCCTCGTGGGCTGGAACAAGCTCACGCTGGCACCGGGCGAAAGCAAGGAAGCCACCGTGCACGTAGAGCGCAAGATGCTCTCCGTCTTCAACGAAGCGAACGACACCTGGCAGCGTCTGCCTGGGGAGTATCGCGTACTCGTTGGAGCCAGCTCGCGCGAACTGCCGCTGACGCACGCTGTGTCGCTGAAGTAA
- a CDS encoding TonB-dependent receptor, protein MFLLLAAGSLPGAAQTAAVLSGLVTDPSGSVIPGATLDLTNLDTGAVRTLHASADGRYTFAQLAPGNYRLVISQNGFQRGEYDHITLTVSQSADLNVKLAAGSVEQTVTVSAESERLLDSATDTGTLLPEKAIEALPINGRDYARFAMLTPGAVATTNIIANISFNGQQITANRFTIDGIDATRVDYPYIANGFERGARLLTGSLETISQFRSMVDVYPAEYGRSAGAYVNIATKSGSNRFHGSVYDFLRNDFFDARNYFNAKPAHQAETRFNDFGGSISGPIFRDKTFLFLNYEGTRQIIGITQSNTTMSDAYRAQVLAKSPALAPIVANFPTGGVFKDANTNTLTTTGNVSVREDTGSARIDQQFGQNNTFYARFNVNDSYVSGVNFGVFSTAQGVNDHQNVPIRTTNVAIHDQQLIGAHFINEFLAGVQRFDSLIESQETTPLTTITGFSIVPGSRGRQANVNTSWQIGDNMTYVIGNHTLKWGLGAYRLDIDNRTAATQTITYTSIADFINNSANSAGQTGANPGSSTRSYETDTFVQDTWKASPKLTVDYGVRWDFQTTPWDIYNKVQTFLPTTNALSVPGYAWYDQTYRDFSPRFGINYRVLPRLSIRTGFGIFYQQFPLYSTNQLATNNAAGTTSLLRASTPTLSYPLDAYLALPSVAKPAVAGFQSSKPDQYTEQWHLTTETSLSKDANLLVAYVGNRSLHLRQQQNVNLYSPTLAARPLTNYANVLVEQEQGISNYNALHVQFTQRMHHGLFATASYSYAHGLDNVADNGISSSNPLQPQTFNDWRSEYGNATSDIRHSLNYSLTYDLPFGKDRAFLANSGSVVDRLAGGWQIASIGFFRTGAPETILIGVNTSGNQNTTNQRPNRVKGVSQYAAHKSVSQWFNPAAFSTPAAGTVGNLGRNTVYGQSFNQLDMSLLKNTKITEKAHLQLRWEVFNVPNHPLFALPSNTFNTSSFGQILNTYGRTTGSGTSRQMQLGAKVIF, encoded by the coding sequence TTGTTTCTTCTTCTCGCTGCTGGTTCGCTGCCGGGTGCAGCGCAAACAGCGGCTGTGCTTTCCGGGTTGGTGACAGACCCGTCGGGATCGGTGATTCCGGGAGCGACGCTGGACCTGACGAACCTCGACACCGGTGCGGTGCGCACGCTGCACGCGAGTGCGGATGGTCGCTACACCTTTGCGCAGCTGGCGCCGGGCAACTATCGCCTGGTGATTTCGCAGAACGGCTTTCAGCGCGGCGAGTATGACCACATCACGCTGACGGTTTCGCAGTCTGCGGACCTGAACGTGAAGCTTGCGGCGGGCTCGGTCGAGCAGACCGTGACGGTGAGCGCGGAGTCGGAGCGCCTGCTCGATTCGGCGACCGATACGGGTACGCTGCTGCCGGAGAAGGCGATTGAAGCGCTGCCGATCAATGGTCGCGACTACGCGCGTTTTGCCATGTTGACCCCAGGTGCGGTGGCGACGACGAACATCATCGCGAACATCAGCTTCAACGGGCAGCAGATTACGGCGAACCGTTTCACGATCGATGGCATTGACGCGACGCGTGTCGATTATCCGTACATTGCGAATGGCTTCGAGCGCGGTGCCCGCTTGCTCACGGGTTCGCTTGAGACGATCTCGCAGTTCCGCTCCATGGTGGATGTGTATCCGGCCGAGTATGGCCGCTCTGCGGGCGCGTATGTGAACATCGCGACGAAGAGTGGAAGCAACCGCTTCCACGGTTCGGTCTACGACTTCCTTCGCAATGACTTCTTCGATGCTCGCAACTACTTCAACGCGAAGCCGGCGCATCAGGCCGAGACGCGCTTCAATGATTTCGGTGGAAGCATCAGCGGGCCGATCTTCCGCGACAAGACGTTCCTGTTCCTGAACTACGAAGGTACTCGCCAGATCATCGGCATCACGCAGAGCAACACCACGATGAGCGATGCCTATCGCGCACAGGTTTTGGCGAAGTCGCCGGCACTGGCGCCGATCGTGGCAAATTTCCCGACGGGCGGTGTGTTCAAGGATGCCAACACGAACACGTTGACGACCACGGGCAACGTGAGTGTGCGTGAGGACACGGGCAGCGCTCGTATCGATCAGCAGTTCGGGCAGAACAATACTTTCTATGCTCGCTTCAACGTGAATGATTCCTACGTGAGCGGTGTGAACTTCGGTGTCTTCTCGACGGCGCAGGGTGTGAACGATCATCAGAACGTGCCGATCCGCACGACGAACGTTGCGATCCACGATCAGCAGTTGATCGGTGCTCACTTCATCAATGAGTTTCTCGCGGGCGTTCAGCGCTTCGACAGCTTGATTGAGTCGCAGGAGACGACGCCGCTGACGACGATCACCGGGTTCTCAATCGTTCCTGGTTCGCGTGGTCGTCAGGCGAATGTGAACACGAGTTGGCAGATTGGCGACAACATGACGTATGTGATCGGCAACCACACGTTGAAGTGGGGCCTCGGCGCGTACCGTCTGGACATTGACAACCGCACGGCCGCTACGCAGACCATCACGTATACGTCGATCGCGGACTTCATCAACAACAGCGCGAACAGCGCGGGCCAGACGGGCGCGAACCCTGGTTCGTCGACGCGTTCGTATGAGACTGACACCTTCGTGCAGGACACCTGGAAGGCAAGCCCGAAGCTGACGGTCGACTATGGTGTGCGTTGGGATTTCCAGACCACGCCGTGGGACATCTACAACAAGGTGCAGACGTTCCTTCCGACGACGAACGCGCTCTCGGTGCCTGGCTATGCGTGGTACGACCAGACGTATCGGGACTTCTCGCCGCGCTTCGGCATCAACTATCGCGTGTTGCCGCGCCTCTCGATTCGTACGGGCTTCGGCATCTTCTATCAACAGTTCCCGCTGTACTCCACCAACCAGTTGGCGACGAACAACGCTGCAGGAACCACGTCGCTGCTGCGTGCTTCTACGCCGACGCTCAGCTATCCGCTGGACGCGTATCTCGCGCTTCCGTCGGTGGCAAAGCCTGCGGTTGCTGGATTCCAGTCGAGCAAGCCGGACCAGTACACCGAGCAGTGGCACCTTACCACCGAGACGTCGCTTTCGAAGGACGCGAACTTGCTGGTCGCTTACGTTGGCAACCGCAGCTTGCATCTTCGTCAGCAGCAGAACGTAAACCTCTATAGCCCGACACTCGCAGCTCGTCCGCTGACGAACTACGCGAACGTGCTGGTGGAGCAGGAGCAGGGCATCAGCAACTACAACGCTCTGCATGTTCAGTTCACGCAGCGCATGCATCACGGTCTGTTTGCGACGGCGAGCTACTCGTACGCTCACGGTCTCGACAACGTTGCGGACAACGGCATCTCGAGCAGCAATCCTCTGCAGCCGCAGACGTTCAATGACTGGCGCTCGGAGTACGGCAATGCGACCAGCGATATTCGTCACAGCTTGAACTACAGCCTGACGTACGATCTTCCGTTTGGTAAGGACCGTGCGTTCCTGGCGAACTCCGGTTCGGTCGTGGACCGTTTGGCTGGCGGATGGCAGATTGCGAGCATCGGGTTCTTCCGTACCGGCGCGCCGGAGACGATCCTGATTGGCGTGAACACGTCCGGTAACCAGAACACGACAAACCAGCGTCCGAACCGCGTGAAGGGAGTGAGCCAGTACGCAGCGCATAAGTCTGTGTCGCAATGGTTCAACCCCGCTGCGTTCTCCACCCCGGCTGCGGGAACCGTTGGCAACCTCGGCCGCAACACGGTCTATGGACAGAGCTTCAATCAGCTGGACATGTCGTTGTTGAAGAACACGAAGATCACAGAGAAGGCGCACCTGCAGCTCCGCTGGGAAGTGTTCAATGTGCCGAACCATCCTCTGTTCGCGCTCCCGAGCAACACCTTCAACACGTCGTCGTTCGGTCAGATTCTGAACACCTACGGCCGTACGACGGGTTCGGGTACGTCACGACAGATGCAACTCGGTGCCAAGGTCATCTTCTAG
- a CDS encoding ABC transporter permease has protein sequence MKAIRRIFDAILTVWAVLTAVFFLTHLLGDPATLLLPVGASAVELKALRHELGLDLSLPQQYGHFLSQLCRGHMGESFLFARPALGVVVERLPATLQLAAAALVMALIFGCVAGSLMALRRGWWVSLIRALVVSAQATPVFLVGLASILLFAIHLRWLPAGGRGGALHLLLPALCMALFLGTQIARVVEYSVQGIAQEPYVLAARMKGLRAHTIFAWYIFRNALFPLLTLLGLLVGEMLGGAVVVETVFAWPGVGRLTFQALQNGDIPLVMAAVLLSCVGVVAANLIVDLLYIALDPRLRRAA, from the coding sequence TTGAAAGCTATTCGTCGCATATTCGACGCGATCCTGACTGTGTGGGCGGTGTTGACGGCTGTGTTTTTTCTGACGCATCTGTTGGGGGATCCGGCGACGTTGTTGTTGCCGGTGGGCGCTTCGGCTGTGGAGTTGAAAGCGCTGCGGCATGAGCTGGGTCTTGATCTCTCGTTGCCGCAGCAGTATGGACACTTTCTCTCGCAACTGTGCCGTGGGCACATGGGCGAGAGCTTTTTGTTTGCGCGGCCTGCGCTTGGTGTCGTGGTGGAGCGCCTGCCCGCGACGTTGCAGCTGGCCGCAGCTGCGCTGGTGATGGCGCTGATTTTTGGCTGCGTGGCTGGAAGCTTGATGGCGCTTCGCCGCGGCTGGTGGGTCAGTTTGATTCGCGCGCTGGTGGTGAGCGCGCAAGCGACGCCGGTGTTTCTGGTGGGGCTCGCGTCGATTCTGCTTTTTGCGATTCATCTGCGGTGGTTGCCTGCTGGCGGACGAGGCGGCGCGCTGCATCTGCTGCTGCCGGCGTTGTGCATGGCGTTGTTCCTGGGGACGCAGATCGCGCGCGTGGTGGAGTACAGCGTGCAGGGGATCGCGCAGGAGCCCTATGTGTTGGCTGCGCGCATGAAGGGCCTGCGCGCACACACGATTTTTGCGTGGTACATCTTTCGCAATGCCTTGTTTCCGCTGCTGACGTTGTTGGGTTTGCTGGTGGGCGAAATGCTCGGCGGAGCCGTAGTGGTGGAGACGGTGTTCGCGTGGCCGGGCGTGGGGCGGCTTACATTTCAGGCGCTGCAGAACGGTGATATCCCGCTGGTGATGGCCGCGGTGTTGCTGAGTTGCGTAGGCGTTGTCGCTGCGAATCTTATAGTGGATCTGCTTTATATCGCGCTTGATCCGCGACTGCGGAGGGCTGCATGA
- a CDS encoding ABC transporter permease encodes MSKRAFVLPVRGLGDVELTAAGVAGAVIFALIVLSALLAPVLPLQSPLHLDLHHRFAAPFVDEHLLGTDQLGRDLLSRVVYGGRSTLVIASSATVFGVVVGTVLGLIAGFYRGFAETIIMRLVDIELSIPMMLLALLVIAVLGPSLLNLIVVLGLTAWVRAARMVRAEAMVLRSKDFVAAAYVMGVSPARVLVRHLLPNVLSTVLTVATLELSRIVLLEVSLSFLGLGAQPPNPSWGRMLAESRSYLSASPWLIVVPGAAVLLTVLSINLISDAVRRSLQPQL; translated from the coding sequence ATGAGCAAGCGTGCTTTCGTGCTGCCCGTACGCGGGCTTGGCGATGTGGAGCTAACGGCTGCGGGTGTCGCTGGTGCCGTGATCTTTGCGTTGATCGTGCTGTCGGCGTTGCTGGCACCGGTGCTGCCGCTGCAGAGTCCGCTGCATCTTGATCTGCATCATCGCTTCGCTGCACCTTTCGTAGACGAGCATCTGCTGGGCACCGACCAGCTTGGTCGCGACCTGCTGAGCCGCGTGGTTTACGGTGGTCGCTCGACGTTGGTGATCGCCTCGAGTGCAACGGTGTTTGGGGTGGTGGTCGGCACTGTACTGGGGTTGATCGCCGGGTTCTATCGCGGGTTCGCGGAGACGATCATCATGCGGCTGGTCGACATTGAGTTGTCGATTCCGATGATGCTGCTGGCGCTGCTGGTGATTGCGGTGCTTGGTCCGAGCCTGTTGAACCTCATCGTAGTGCTGGGTCTTACGGCGTGGGTGCGTGCGGCGCGCATGGTGCGTGCAGAGGCGATGGTGCTGCGCAGCAAGGACTTCGTCGCGGCGGCGTATGTGATGGGAGTAAGCCCTGCGCGGGTGTTGGTGCGGCACCTGCTGCCGAACGTGCTGTCGACGGTGCTGACTGTCGCGACGCTCGAGCTCTCGCGCATCGTGCTGCTGGAAGTGAGCCTGAGTTTTCTTGGCCTGGGTGCGCAGCCGCCGAACCCTTCGTGGGGACGCATGTTGGCCGAGAGCCGTAGTTATCTTTCCGCGAGTCCGTGGCTGATTGTGGTGCCCGGCGCTGCGGTGCTTCTCACCGTTCTCAGTATCAACCTCATCAGCGATGCGGTGCGCCGCTCGCTGCAACCTCAGCTCTAG